In Spinacia oleracea cultivar Varoflay chromosome 5, BTI_SOV_V1, whole genome shotgun sequence, a single window of DNA contains:
- the LOC110794456 gene encoding hydroxyproline O-galactosyltransferase GALT6 produces the protein MKRGGGKLDTYMGVTRNRSVQILALMGLLYMIFMTFEVPFVFKSVSQDTSGVSFQNDAFVRPQQLDSEEELQEKEAPIRPLKEPLKLSSVSPKPQRRMREYKTLSGLIYDWRALISTEQDGYLGLHNSAITAFQLGEKLWEDLKSGKITIDVEKAAENRTEMSCPNSVSLSGAQFGKGGKVMVLPCGLTLGSHITLVAKPRIAHAENNPKISLLKEGDQSLMVSQFMLELIGLKTVDGEDPPRILHYNPRLKGDWSAKPVIEQNTCYRQQWGTSVRCEGWKSSPDEETVDGLIKCEKWIRDDDSNNEESRATWWLSRLLSRPKKVTVDWPFPFAEDKLFVMTLSAGLEGYHVNVDGRHVTSFPYRTGFSLEDATGLTLKGDIDVHSVFAASLPSSHPSYAPQRHLEMSERWQAPPRPNGPVELFIGILSAGNHFAERMAVRKSWMQHRLIRNSKVVARFFVALHGRNEVNVELKKEAEYFGDIVIVPYMDSYDLVVVKTVAICEYGVRTVAAKYIMKCDDDTFVRVDVVVKEANKIPEGSSLYVGNINYYHKPLRSGKWAVTYEEWPEEDYPPYANGPGYTLSADVANFIVSEFEKHKLRLFKMEDVSVGMWVENFNATKPVEYVHSLKFCQYGCIEDYYTAHYQSPKQMICLWDKLQQLGRPVCCNMR, from the exons ATGAAAAGAGGAGGTGGTAAGCTGGATACATACATGGGAGTTACACGGAATCGATCGGTTCAGATTTTGGCGTTAATGGGGTTACTGTACATGATCTTCATGACTTTTGAGGTACCCTTCGTTTTCAAAAGCGTTTCGCAGGATACTTCCGGCGTTTCGTTCCAAAATGACGCGTTTGTAAGACCTCAGCAGCTTGATAGTGAGGAAGAATTGCAGGAGAAAGAAGCTCCGATCCGACCGTTGAAAGAGCCGTTAAAACTTTCGTCAGTTTCTCCGAAACCTCAGCGTCGAATGAGGGAGTATAAAACCCTTTCTGGGTTGATTTATGATTGGAGAGCTTTGATTAGTACTGAACAGGACGGGTATTTGGGGTTGCACAATTCTGCTATAACTGCATTTCAGTTGGGGGAGAAGCTTTGGGAGGATCTGAAATCAGGGAAGATTACAATCGATGTCGAAAAGGCGGCCGAGAATCGGACTGAAATGTCGTGTCCGAACTCGGTTTCGCTCTCCGGTGCTCAGTTTGGGAAAGGGGGGAAGGTAATGGTATTACCCTGTGGGTTGACATTAGGGTCTCACATTACTTTGGTGGCTAAACCAAGGATAGCTCATGCTGAAAATAATCCCAAGATATCATTGTTGAAAGAAGGGGATCAAAGCTTGATGGTTTCTCAGTTTATGTTGGAATTGATTGGGTTAAAAACCGTTGACGGCGAAGACCCACCGAGGATTTTGCATTATAATCCAAGGTTGAAGGGCGATTGGAGTGCGAAGCCTGTAATTGAGCAGAACACTTGTTATAGGCAGCAATGGGGAACTTCTGTTCGTTGTGAAGGATGGAAATCTAGTCCTGATGAGGAAACTG TTGACGGGCTCATTAAGTGTGAGAAATGGATCCGTGACGATGATAGTAACAATGAAGAATCCCGGGCTACATGGTGGTTAAGTCGGCTATTGAGCAGACCGAAGAAGGTGACAGTGGATTGGCCTTTTCCATTTGCTGAGGATAAGCTGTTTGTGATGACCCTCAGTGCTGGTTTGGAAGGTTATCATGTCAATGTGGATGGGAGGCACGTGACGTCCTTTCCTTACCGAACA GGCTTTTCACTTGAAGATGCAACTGGGTTGACATTAAAAGGAGACATAGATGTACATTCTGTATTTGCTGCTTCTTTGCCATCATCACATCCTAGTTATGCTCCACAAAGACACCTTGAGATGTCTGAAAGATGGCAAGCTCCGCCTCGCCCTAACGGTCCCGTGGAGCTTTTTATTGGAATTCTTTCTGCAGGCAACCATTTTGCCGAAAGAATGGCTGTTAGGAAGTCTTGGATGCAGCATAGATTAATTAGAAACTCAAAGGTCGTAGCTCGCTTTTTTGTAGCATTG CACGGGCGGAATGAAGTGAACGTTGAGTTGAAGAAAGAGGCAGAGTATTTTGGTGACATTGTCATAGTCCCTTACATGGATAGTTATGACCTTGTTGTTGTAAAAACTGTGGCTATTTGTGAATATGGG GTTCGCACTGTCGCTGCAAAGTACATCATGAAGTGTGATGATGATACCTTTGTTCGGGTTGATGTGGTTGTTAAAGAAGCAAACAAGATTCCCGAGGGTAGTAGCTTGTATGTGGGTAACATCAACTACTACCACAAGCCTTTGCGTAGTGGTAAATGGGCTGTCACATATGAG GAGTGGCCAGAGGAAGATTATCCACCTTATGCCAACGGACCAGGTTACACTTTGTCAGCAGATGTCGCAAACTTCATTGTTTCCGAGTTTGAGAAGCATAAACTAAGG TTGTTCAAGATGGAAGATGTGAGTGTGGGAATGTGGGTGGAGAATTTCAACGCGACAAAACCAGTAGAATACGTTCACAGCCTAAAGTTCTGTCAGTATGGGTGTATAGAAGACTACTATACTGCTCATTACCAGTCTCCTAAACAAATGATCTGTCTTTGGGATAAGTTGCAACAATTAGGGCGCCCAGTTTGCTGTAACATGAGATGA